The sequence below is a genomic window from Ignavibacteriales bacterium.
GGTGAATTGGCGACTAAGTCCATTGGGTTAGCAATGGATTTAACTTGACTATAAAGAATTTGTTTTACGTCAACCATAAATTTCCAATCGCCTGGTGTAAAAGCAATACCAGCTTGCCAGTTTGCAGGAACATCAAAATCACCGGCTTGTGCAAATAGTCCTGCGTATCTTTCAAATTCGCTCATATAAATTTTTGATTGATATGAAGCGCCGAATCTTAAATCGTCTAACCATTGTCCCTGATAACCGACTTTAAATCCAAAACCTAATGCAGTTGATTGAGCGTTTCCGGTTAAATTAGCTGCATCACTTGAGAAACCGCTGAATGCAAAAAGTCCTTTTGCAGCAAATCTTTGCCATCCAACTATACCAGCAACACCAAGAGCATGTTTTTTTGATAATTTATAAGCGAATGTTAGGTTGCCAAACATTTGTTCTAAGTTTACTCCGGTTCCAGGTGAATTTGGATCACCAAATGTCATTGTTGAATAATCAGTGTTCATTCCGCCATTGCCATAAAGAGATAAAGCAATAGAAAACTTTGATGTAAGATTCATATTTGCACCTAAAGTTGGGAATATAAATCCTTTTTGTTCACTTTCTACTTTACCGGGCATAAGACCAAATGTACCAGGAAACATACTTGGATTTCCGCCAACTTCGTAATACCTGTCGGGACTGAAATATGAAACGTTAATTTCAAATCCATTATTTAAATATGAAATAGATGCTGGATTTGTTATAGCACCCAGTGAACTTAAAGATACTGCAACACCTGAACCTGCAAGTGCCGAATACTTAATTCCGTAACCATGACGGTAATAACCGTCTGTTGCAAATGCTGTTTGAAATGTAAATCCAAACATAACGAGTAGAACAAGAAACATTTTTTTCATTTTATCTCCTCTGATTTAATGAAATCACTATATTTTATAGAACTGTAATTTGATAACACTGTTAAAATTATTTACTTATTTTTAGATTTCTCTTCCGATGAACCTGTCTGCCGACAGGCAAAGTCAAAATCGAAATAACACACCTGTCTTTAATTGTACATTGTTAATTGATCATTGTACATTGAATTAGCAGCCTTCCCTTTTCTTTTTCTTTCCTTTTGGCACTGTAACTTGTGTTGAGTTTAAGTTTGTTGTAGGCAAACTAATTTGCTGCTTTATTTCTGTTGAAGATGAATCTGTTTGAGCTTGACCACCAAAATAAGTTGCAACTTCTTTCATCTTTTCAAATTGTGCAATTTCTTTTTCACTTCCGTTTATTGGAGTTTTAGGGAAAAGAACTTTTTCTTTCCAGACATCCAAGCCACCATCTAAAATATAAACACCTTTGTAGCCTTTAGATTTGAGTATAAACCAAGCTTTCGCAGCATCAATATTATCATCAGAAAACAACACTATTTTTTGATTTCGAAATAATTCTGATTGAGGTAATTGTGCTATCGGAATGCATTGTGAATTTGGAATTGTGTATTCAGAGTATTTTTCTTCACTTCTTAAATCTACAAGTTCATAATCTGCTTTAGCTTTGATAATCCAATCAGCTAAATCTGTAAC
It includes:
- a CDS encoding outer membrane protein transport protein is translated as MKKMFLVLLVMFGFTFQTAFATDGYYRHGYGIKYSALAGSGVAVSLSSLGAITNPASISYLNNGFEINVSYFSPDRYYEVGGNPSMFPGTFGLMPGKVESEQKGFIFPTLGANMNLTSKFSIALSLYGNGGMNTDYSTMTFGDPNSPGTGVNLEQMFGNLTFAYKLSKKHALGVAGIVGWQRFAAKGLFAFSGFSSDAANLTGNAQSTALGFGFKVGYQGQWLDDLRFGASYQSKIYMSEFERYAGLFAQAGDFDVPANWQAGIAFTPGDWKFMVDVKQILYSQVKSIANPMDLVANSPMLPNGSPNPNFNALGSEDGWGFGWKDVFAIKYGIMYSGFCGWDLMAGYSFNQNPVTEENVMFNILAPAVIQNHLTFGVTKQIANKNEITVAFMYAFENSVKGPNKLEAPNQQTIEIGMKQWQIEVGYTFSSF
- a CDS encoding rhodanese-like domain-containing protein, producing MKKFFSELSTNKKLAIFGFMLGLFALTAGNPYGGTSIKVNEKELALSTVGNSDKVLVTDLADWIIKAKADYELVDLRSEEKYSEYTIPNSQCIPIAQLPQSELFRNQKIVLFSDDNIDAAKAWFILKSKGYKGVYILDGGLDVWKEKVLFPKTPINGSEKEIAQFEKMKEVATYFGGQAQTDSSSTEIKQQISLPTTNLNSTQVTVPKGKKKKREGC